Genomic DNA from Candidatus Sulfurimonas marisnigri:
CTCTTGAACTTCTTCGTGATTGTGGTCTGAAATATGTAGCAGTTTACGGAAACAATGATGCACATTTAGCACAGTACCATGGTGACTTCAATCTTGTTCAAGAGCCTTATTTCTTCAAAATCGCAAATACGAAATTTAAACTAATGCACCTGCCTTTTTACATGTCACCGGATGCTGATGTTGTAATATTTGGCCACACACATACATTTGATAGCGATTTCAAAGGTAATACTCTATTTTTAAATTCAGGTGAAGTGTGTGCAAGAAGCAAATCTATATCTGAATGGGCGATGCTTGAAGTGAGTAAAAGAGAATTTTTTGTCACTCATTACACAAAAGCAAACAATAGTGACAATATTAATCAAAAGCAATTTAAATATAAACGAGAACACAATGAATAACGAGATATTTTTATGCTCTATTTGCAATATAAATAGTGGCACATGTAACGAAGATTGCAAGTTTTGCTCTCAAAGCGTACGATATAAAGCAGATATTGATAGATACAAACAAAAAAATATAGAAGATATTTTAAAAGAGGCTAAAAATGCCAGAGATGGCGGAGCCTTAGGTTTTTGTTTGGTTACAGCAGATAAAGGTCTAAATAATAAAACTCTTGATTTTGTCTGCTCTATTGCCAAAATCCTGACAGAAGAGGTTCCTGAACTAAGGCTAATTGCATGTAACGGCACAGCAAGCGTAGAGCAACTTTTAACCCTTAAAGCATCTGGAATTAAAGCATACAACCATAATCTTGAAACATCAAAAGAGTTTTATCCACAAATATGTACAACTCATTCATGGGATGAGAGGTACTCTACATGTAAAAATGTAAATGAGGCTGGTTTAGTTCTTATTACTGGTGGTATTTATGGTCTTGGTGAAACAGAGGAAGATAGAGTGTCAATGCTAGAGTCACTAAATTCTCTAAATCCAACTTCTGTCCCTATAAACTTTTACCACCATAATGAAGCTCTGGAGCTACAACCAAACTCTCTAACTGCTGATGAAGCATTAAACCTTATAAAACTAACACGTGAGGCAATTCCAAATGCCCAGCGAATAATG
This window encodes:
- a CDS encoding metallophosphoesterase family protein; this encodes MKIGIISDTHSKVKKAEKALNILVRDGAEFIVHAGDIVELETLELLRDCGLKYVAVYGNNDAHLAQYHGDFNLVQEPYFFKIANTKFKLMHLPFYMSPDADVVIFGHTHTFDSDFKGNTLFLNSGEVCARSKSISEWAMLEVSKREFFVTHYTKANNSDNINQKQFKYKREHNE
- a CDS encoding biotin synthase, yielding MKSNLNINENTMNNEIFLCSICNINSGTCNEDCKFCSQSVRYKADIDRYKQKNIEDILKEAKNARDGGALGFCLVTADKGLNNKTLDFVCSIAKILTEEVPELRLIACNGTASVEQLLTLKASGIKAYNHNLETSKEFYPQICTTHSWDERYSTCKNVNEAGLVLITGGIYGLGETEEDRVSMLESLNSLNPTSVPINFYHHNEALELQPNSLTADEALNLIKLTREAIPNAQRIMVAGGRELMFGDRQEEIFNYGANSIVIGNYLTTSGRVVSKDLDMLEYLRLKVAKSVK